From a single Nocardioides sp. dk884 genomic region:
- a CDS encoding FecCD family ABC transporter permease: protein MPDTRAPRRSRRASAVLLGAVVLVAAVAVSLSVGSNRIDLATVWRLLLAPDGSTESLVLHDLRVPRTVLAAVVGAVLALAGAVMQSLTRNPLADPGILGINAGATLVVVLGVALLGTSGVHVYLWYACAGAGVAAVLVFVLGGTGAAARTPVRLALAGVAVSAALTAITQTVILADQEAFNEFRFWVAGSLEGRTWEVLGAVAPLLLAGAALAVLVAPSLDVLALGEESGRALGVAVVRTRVLSLVAVTLLCGAATAAVGPVGFVGLAVPLVARRVVGHDQRWVTALCLVLGPAWVLLADSAARVVLAPSEVPVGAVAALIGAPVFIAVCCRRTVPTL from the coding sequence GTGCCTGACACGCGCGCGCCGCGGCGTTCCCGGCGCGCCTCGGCGGTGCTGCTCGGCGCGGTGGTGCTGGTGGCCGCGGTCGCGGTGAGCCTGTCGGTGGGGTCCAACCGGATCGACCTGGCCACCGTGTGGCGGCTGCTGCTCGCGCCGGACGGCTCGACGGAGTCGCTGGTGCTGCACGACCTGCGGGTGCCGCGCACCGTGCTGGCCGCGGTGGTCGGCGCGGTGCTCGCGCTGGCCGGCGCGGTCATGCAGTCGCTGACCCGCAACCCGCTGGCCGACCCCGGGATCCTCGGCATCAACGCCGGCGCCACCCTGGTGGTGGTGCTCGGCGTGGCGCTGCTCGGGACCAGCGGCGTCCACGTCTACCTCTGGTACGCCTGCGCCGGAGCGGGCGTCGCGGCGGTGCTGGTCTTCGTGCTCGGCGGCACCGGGGCCGCCGCCCGGACCCCGGTGCGCCTGGCCCTGGCCGGCGTCGCGGTCTCCGCCGCGCTGACCGCGATCACCCAGACGGTGATCCTGGCCGACCAGGAGGCGTTCAACGAGTTCCGCTTCTGGGTCGCCGGGTCCCTGGAGGGTCGCACCTGGGAGGTGCTGGGCGCCGTCGCGCCGCTGCTCCTCGCCGGCGCCGCCCTGGCGGTGCTGGTCGCGCCGTCGCTCGACGTGCTGGCCCTGGGCGAGGAGTCCGGCCGGGCCCTCGGCGTCGCCGTGGTCCGCACCCGGGTGCTGTCCCTGGTCGCGGTCACGCTGTTGTGCGGAGCGGCCACCGCCGCGGTCGGCCCGGTCGGGTTCGTCGGGCTCGCCGTACCGCTCGTGGCGCGCCGGGTGGTCGGGCACGACCAGCGCTGGGTCACCGCGCTGTGCCTGGTCCTCGGCCCCGCCTGGGTGCTGCTGGCCGACAGCGCCGCCCGCGTGGTGCTGGCGCCCTCCGAGGTGCCGGTGGGCGCGGTCGCCGCCCTGATCGGCGCGCCGGTGTTCATCGCGGTGTGCTGTCGGCGAACGGTGCCGACGCTGTGA